A single region of the Gossypium arboreum isolate Shixiya-1 chromosome 12, ASM2569848v2, whole genome shotgun sequence genome encodes:
- the LOC108479079 gene encoding uncharacterized protein LOC108479079: MAPPPGPYSGTSTLALVSRASAFSFGLVYGSIKLKYLKAKAKSQKKAQAKAHR, from the exons ATGGCGCCGCCTCCTGGACCTTACTCCGGCACCAGCACTCTCGCTCTC GTTTCTCGTGCATCTGCTTTCTCTTTTGGTCTCGTTTATGGGAGCATTAAGCTCAAGTACCTCAAG GCAAAGGCAAAGTCACAAAAGAAAGCTCAAGCAAAGGCTCACCGCTGA